Proteins co-encoded in one Gemmatimonadales bacterium genomic window:
- a CDS encoding MFS transporter, translating into MTTAVPPIIPPGVVTQEFHTPRAVRRGVIAGVAGNVLEWYDFALFGFFAQQIGTHFFPAHNPTASLLAAFGTFAAGFLMRPLGGALFGWVGDKFGRKQALLWSVMAMAFPS; encoded by the coding sequence ATGACCACCGCAGTCCCCCCGATCATCCCGCCCGGGGTGGTCACTCAGGAGTTCCACACCCCGCGTGCCGTCCGCCGGGGCGTCATCGCTGGCGTAGCCGGCAACGTGCTCGAGTGGTACGACTTCGCGCTCTTCGGCTTCTTCGCCCAGCAGATCGGCACCCACTTCTTTCCGGCCCATAACCCCACCGCCTCGCTCCTCGCCGCCTTCGGCACCTTCGCCGCCGGCTTCCTCATGCGGCCGCTGGGCGGGGCCCTGTTCGGCTGGGTGGGCGACAAGTTCGGCCGCAAGCAGGCGCTGCTCTGGTCGGTGATGGCGATGGCGTTCCCCTC